The genomic DNA GGCGTCAGGAGCAGGTCGTGGCGAGCGAAGACGCGATTGACCGTGCCCGCCAACGACTCTCCGGCCCGGATGGCCCACTCCACCACCGGACGACGTGCCCACAGTCCCAGCCGGAGCGTTTGCCGGGTCCGGCGTTCCAGCAATTCCGGATGCTCCACGGCGGCGGCCTCGGCGCGGATCGCACCGAAGAATTGGGGCAGCAGCGCGGGCATCGAGCTGGGGTAGTGCGGATCGATCTCGTCCACATGATGTCCGAGGTCGGCCAGCAGCACGGCGGTCGCCTCCATCGCCCGCACCTGCTCCGGATGCGCTGTCAGCAGCGGAGTCGTGGTCTTCGCGGAGAACCCGATCCGCAACGGGCGCGGCGTCTTTCGGGCAGCGTCCACGAACGACATCTCCGGCTCGGGCGCGCGGAACCGGTCGCCGGGCACCGCGCCGCGGATGACGTCGTACACGAGGGCGCTGTCGAGCACGGTGCGGGTGAGCGGCCCGGTCGTCCCCAGCGCCCACCACAGCGATTCCAGCGGCGCGGCCGACACCCGACCCCGCTGCGGTTTCAGCCCGAACAATCCGCAACATGCCGCCGGAATGCGGATCGACCCACCGCCGTCGCCGCCCAACGCCACCGGCACCAACCCGGCGGCCACCGCGGCCGCCGAGCCCCCGCTCGACCCTCCGGCCGAGCGGGAGGTATCCCACGGGTTGCGGGTGACACCGAAGGTGCTCGACTCCGTATAGGGCCACTGCCCGAACTCGTTCATGGCGGTCTTCCCCACGATCACCGCCCCGGCCGCCCGCAATCGGCGCACCACCTCGGCATCGGTGCGCGCCGGTGTGCTGTTGGCGCGGGTGCCGAAAGTCGTTGTCACACCGGCCACGTCGATTTCGTCCTTCACCGCGACCGGGATCCCGTGCAGCGGTCCCACCGGCTCGCCCGACATCCGCTGCCGGTCACAGTCGGCGGCCGCACGCCGGGCGGAGTCCCGCAGCACCGAGGTGAACGCACCCAGTGCGGACGCTCGATCGATGGCGTCCAGGGTCGCGTCGACCAGTTCCATCGCGGACAGTCGCCCGGACGCCAGCGCCGCGCGCTGCCCGACCACGCCCTCCGACACGATCTCGTTGCCGGTCATATGATTCCGCCGGTCTCGGTCGAACGGGTCGGCGGGACACTGTCTGTTTCCGACATCGGGAACTCCTTGTCCACCAGCTTTTCAGCGATGAGCAACTGAAACACGTGGCACGGGGGTTCATCTAGGCTGCTTCGGGACAGTGGTGAGGCTGTCGGTTGTCCACAATCGACAGTGACCGACAGGGAGTGGCCATGGCAGAGCCGGAGATCGACCGCGCCCGGATCCGGCTGATCGAACATGCCCGCGACCCGGCCGTGGCCAACACCATCGTCCAAGCCCTGGTGCGGGCCTCTCGGGCGGCGTCGGCGGCGGTGGCCGCGCTGCCCGAGGAGGAAGTTCATCGGCACGTCCAGGTCCTGGTGGACGGTGTCGTCACCACCGACCGCGCGCCCGGGGCGCAGGTCCTGGCCGCGGCCGAGCGCCTGGGCTCGGAGCGTGCGCGGCAGGGCGTGCCGGTGGAGGCGCTGCTCGACGCGATTCAGGCCAGCCGTTCCTGCCTGATCCAGATGATCATCGACCAGGG from Nocardia terpenica includes the following:
- a CDS encoding amidase, producing the protein MTGNEIVSEGVVGQRAALASGRLSAMELVDATLDAIDRASALGAFTSVLRDSARRAAADCDRQRMSGEPVGPLHGIPVAVKDEIDVAGVTTTFGTRANSTPARTDAEVVRRLRAAGAVIVGKTAMNEFGQWPYTESSTFGVTRNPWDTSRSAGGSSGGSAAAVAAGLVPVALGGDGGGSIRIPAACCGLFGLKPQRGRVSAAPLESLWWALGTTGPLTRTVLDSALVYDVIRGAVPGDRFRAPEPEMSFVDAARKTPRPLRIGFSAKTTTPLLTAHPEQVRAMEATAVLLADLGHHVDEIDPHYPSSMPALLPQFFGAIRAEAAAVEHPELLERRTRQTLRLGLWARRPVVEWAIRAGESLAGTVNRVFARHDLLLTPTTAIRPPHLGVLDGKGSAAAILASLPMVTYTAIWNVTGNPAASIPVGIADDGLPLAVQLVGPPGGETAILPVAAQLEQARPQPRAEGRWS